The following are from one region of the Methyloversatilis discipulorum genome:
- a CDS encoding DUF502 domain-containing protein, with translation MNKHRLYQYFFRGLITFLPLALTVYVLVLFVTWTESLAMMMVRPIIGDFYLPGLGIALSALLIVGLGVLVSRPEAGRLLSLVELPFTNLPVVKSIYSSLKNFADYFAPHTGESAQQVVLLRMPGNAMGIVGLVTRQSMADLPAGLSELEDQIAVYLPMGYMIGGYTVFVPRAWVTKVDMSVEEAMRMALIAYMTSNRSDPEAR, from the coding sequence ATGAACAAGCATCGCCTCTACCAGTATTTCTTCCGCGGCCTGATCACTTTTCTGCCGTTGGCACTGACCGTCTATGTGCTGGTGCTGTTCGTCACCTGGACGGAAAGTCTGGCGATGATGATGGTGCGGCCGATCATCGGCGACTTCTATCTGCCCGGTCTCGGCATCGCGCTGAGCGCCCTGCTCATCGTGGGCCTGGGCGTGCTGGTATCGCGCCCGGAAGCCGGGCGCCTGCTGTCGCTGGTGGAACTGCCCTTCACCAATCTGCCGGTGGTGAAGAGCATCTATTCGTCGCTGAAGAACTTCGCCGACTACTTCGCACCACACACCGGCGAATCGGCTCAGCAGGTGGTACTGCTGCGCATGCCGGGCAACGCGATGGGCATCGTCGGCCTGGTGACGCGGCAGTCGATGGCCGATCTGCCCGCCGGGCTGTCCGAACTGGAGGACCAGATCGCGGTGTATCTGCCCATGGGCTACATGATCGGCGGTTACACGGTGTTCGTGCCGCGCGCCTGGGTGACCAAGGTCGACATGTCGGTCGAAGAGGCCATGCGAATGGCGCTGATTGCCTACATGACGTCGAACCGGAGCGATCCTGAGGCGCGCTGA
- a CDS encoding class I SAM-dependent methyltransferase yields MSAVLETQVTAPDFNAIKQRQQATWASGDYAVIGTTLQIVGETLAEAADVRAGEQVLDVAAGNGNATLAAARRFADVTSTDYVEALLDKARVRAAADGLTAQFQVADAERLPFDDARFDVVMSTFGVMFTPDHATAASEMLRVVRPGGRIALASWTPGGFIGRLFKIIGAYVPPPQGVKSPSLWGTEPHIIELFGTRAAQLRCERRHFVFRYRSAAHWLEVFRAFYGPIHKAFGAVAPDVRPALERDILALLDELNVGGADALVVPSEYLEVVITRV; encoded by the coding sequence ATGTCAGCCGTACTCGAAACCCAAGTCACCGCGCCCGATTTCAACGCCATCAAGCAACGGCAGCAGGCCACCTGGGCAAGCGGTGACTATGCCGTCATCGGCACCACGCTGCAAATCGTCGGCGAAACCCTCGCCGAGGCCGCCGACGTGCGCGCCGGCGAACAGGTACTCGACGTCGCTGCCGGCAACGGCAACGCGACCCTCGCCGCCGCGCGCCGCTTTGCCGATGTCACCTCCACCGACTATGTCGAGGCGCTGCTCGACAAGGCCCGCGTGCGTGCCGCGGCGGACGGCCTGACGGCGCAGTTCCAGGTGGCGGACGCGGAGCGGCTGCCCTTCGATGACGCGCGCTTCGACGTGGTGATGTCGACCTTCGGCGTCATGTTCACGCCCGACCACGCCACAGCCGCCAGCGAAATGCTGCGCGTGGTGCGCCCCGGCGGCCGCATCGCGCTCGCCAGCTGGACGCCCGGCGGCTTCATCGGCCGTCTGTTCAAGATCATCGGCGCCTACGTGCCGCCGCCGCAAGGTGTGAAATCGCCCTCGCTGTGGGGCACCGAGCCGCACATCATCGAGCTGTTCGGTACCCGTGCCGCACAGCTGCGCTGCGAGCGTCGGCATTTCGTCTTCCGCTACCGCTCGGCCGCCCACTGGCTGGAGGTGTTCCGCGCCTTCTACGGCCCGATCCACAAGGCCTTCGGCGCCGTGGCGCCGGACGTCCGCCCGGCACTGGAGCGCGACATCCTCGCCCTGCTGGATGAACTCAATGTCGGCGGTGCGGATGCGCTGGTGGTGCCGAGCGAATACCTGGAGGTGGTCATTACCCGGGTGTGA
- a CDS encoding AraC family transcriptional regulator — protein MQGDPLSDVLTSVRLRGAIFYYVSCDDHWVADTPPSPELADALSPGAEHVIAYHMILRGNGWVGMEGQAPARLQAGDIVMFPRGDAHVLSSAPGMRAAGGDQSWRATTRDHPQPVLIALHDGVCELDAEVPSSRASITMVCGFISCDLKPFNPLIQALPPMLHLPSSGVGAWVAPMLEQAVVESRHRRAGSAAVLERVSEMVFVDAARRCLEALPEEGGSGWLAALRDRYIGKAITLMHARPAEDWTVDELGRQVGLSRSALHERFVDCVGMPPMQYLTHWRMQLGANLMREGQASVATIAQEIGYESEAAFSRAFKRLTGQPPATWRRAQRGAG, from the coding sequence ATGCAAGGCGATCCGTTGTCCGATGTGCTCACGAGTGTGCGTCTGCGCGGCGCGATCTTCTATTACGTGAGCTGCGACGATCACTGGGTGGCCGACACGCCACCGTCGCCGGAACTGGCCGACGCGCTCAGCCCCGGCGCCGAGCACGTGATCGCCTATCACATGATCCTGCGAGGAAACGGTTGGGTCGGCATGGAGGGTCAGGCGCCGGCCAGGCTGCAGGCGGGCGACATCGTCATGTTCCCGCGCGGCGATGCCCACGTGCTGTCCAGTGCGCCCGGCATGCGCGCGGCCGGCGGCGATCAGTCCTGGCGCGCAACGACGCGCGACCACCCCCAACCGGTCCTGATTGCCCTGCATGACGGCGTGTGTGAGCTCGATGCCGAAGTGCCCTCCAGCCGCGCCAGCATCACGATGGTCTGCGGCTTCATCAGTTGCGATCTGAAGCCCTTCAACCCCTTGATCCAGGCCCTGCCGCCGATGCTGCACCTGCCGTCGAGCGGGGTCGGCGCCTGGGTGGCGCCCATGCTCGAACAGGCAGTGGTCGAGTCACGCCACCGGCGCGCGGGCAGCGCGGCGGTGCTCGAACGCGTCAGCGAAATGGTGTTCGTCGATGCGGCGCGCCGCTGTCTCGAAGCCCTGCCGGAAGAGGGCGGCAGCGGCTGGCTCGCCGCGCTGCGTGATCGCTATATCGGTAAGGCGATCACGCTGATGCACGCGCGCCCGGCGGAGGACTGGACGGTGGACGAACTGGGCCGACAGGTCGGCCTCTCCCGCTCCGCCCTGCACGAGCGTTTCGTCGACTGCGTCGGCATGCCGCCGATGCAGTACCTGACCCACTGGCGCATGCAGCTCGGCGCCAATCTGATGCGCGAAGGCCAGGCATCGGTCGCCACCATCGCGCAGGAGATCGGCTATGAATCCGAAGCGGCGTTCTCGCGGGCCTTCAAGCGACTGACGGGCCAGCCGCCGGCGACATGGCGGCGGGCGCAGCGCGGGGCGGGGTAG